Proteins encoded together in one Benincasa hispida cultivar B227 chromosome 1, ASM972705v1, whole genome shotgun sequence window:
- the LOC120068966 gene encoding protein Iojap, chloroplastic isoform X2, whose translation MALSTTLSLHGAGAGTLFGGELRQLGHDNFRVSKRPRKQNFCSCWNGSPFPNQNCIWGMPSANNFHLKSMECSPLFAVEGEAEDGFLSNMNDDTDDMYDDLFKKFGNVVFKSNDQKPPSAEIDDDAESLSFAVSMAKVASDVKAADIRVLFVKPLVYWTRFFIIATAFSRPQIDAIGSRIRDLAEKKYGRSPSGDVKPNSWTLLDFGDVVIHIFLPQQRAFYNLEEFYGNATPVELPFENQRPF comes from the exons ATGGCGTTATCCACTACCTTATCCCTTCACGGTGCCGGCGCCGGAACCTTGTTCGGCGGTGAGCTCCGGCAACTGGGTCACGATAATTTCAGAGTTTCTAAAAGACCCAGAAAACAAAATTTCTGCTCATGCTGGAATGGCTCCCCATTTCCAAACCAAAACTGCATTTGGGGGATGCCCTCTGCCAATAATTTCCATTTGAAGTCAATGGAGTGTTCGCCATTGTTCGCCGTCGAAGGAGAAGCTGAAGATGGCTTTTTATCg AATATGAATGACGATACTGATGACATGTATGATGATTTGTTCAAGAAGTTTGGGAATGTGGTTTTCAAGAGCAACGATCAAAAGCCTCCCAGTGCAGAAATTGACGACGATGCAGAAAGCCTTTCAT TTGCTGTATCAATGGCGAAGGTTGCAAGTGATGTAAAGGCTGCAGATATCCGGGTTCTATTTGTGAAACCTCTAGTTTATTGGACAAGATTTTTCATCATTGCCACGGCATTTTCTCGTCCTCAGATTGATGCTATAGG ATCACGGATAAGAGACCTTGCCGAGAAGAAGTATGGAAGAAGTCCTTCTGGTGACGTGAAGCCAAATTCCTGGACTTTATTGGATTTTG GAGATGTTGTTATCCATATTTTTCTACCCCAGCAAAGGGCATTCTATAACTTGGAAGAGTTCTATGGCAATGCAACTCCCGTGGAGCTACCGTTCGAAAACCAACGGCCATTTTGA
- the LOC120068966 gene encoding protein Iojap, chloroplastic isoform X1, whose product MALSTTLSLHGAGAGTLFGGELRQLGHDNFRVSKRPRKQNFCSCWNGSPFPNQNCIWGMPSANNFHLKSMECSPLFAVEGEAEDGFLSNMNDDTDDMYDDLFKKFGNVVFKSNDQKPPSAEIDDDAESLSFAVSMAKVASDVKAADIRVLFVKPLVYWTRFFIIATAFSRPQIDAIGSRIRDLAEKKYGRSPSGDVKPNSWTLLDFESKLPCCFCSQEMLLSIFFYPSKGHSITWKSSMAMQLPWSYRSKTNGHFEVKTAADFPPSS is encoded by the exons ATGGCGTTATCCACTACCTTATCCCTTCACGGTGCCGGCGCCGGAACCTTGTTCGGCGGTGAGCTCCGGCAACTGGGTCACGATAATTTCAGAGTTTCTAAAAGACCCAGAAAACAAAATTTCTGCTCATGCTGGAATGGCTCCCCATTTCCAAACCAAAACTGCATTTGGGGGATGCCCTCTGCCAATAATTTCCATTTGAAGTCAATGGAGTGTTCGCCATTGTTCGCCGTCGAAGGAGAAGCTGAAGATGGCTTTTTATCg AATATGAATGACGATACTGATGACATGTATGATGATTTGTTCAAGAAGTTTGGGAATGTGGTTTTCAAGAGCAACGATCAAAAGCCTCCCAGTGCAGAAATTGACGACGATGCAGAAAGCCTTTCAT TTGCTGTATCAATGGCGAAGGTTGCAAGTGATGTAAAGGCTGCAGATATCCGGGTTCTATTTGTGAAACCTCTAGTTTATTGGACAAGATTTTTCATCATTGCCACGGCATTTTCTCGTCCTCAGATTGATGCTATAGG ATCACGGATAAGAGACCTTGCCGAGAAGAAGTATGGAAGAAGTCCTTCTGGTGACGTGAAGCCAAATTCCTGGACTTTATTGGATTTTG AAAGCAAATTGCCCTGTTGTTTTTGTTCTCAGGAGATGTTGTTATCCATATTTTTCTACCCCAGCAAAGGGCATTCTATAACTTGGAAGAGTTCTATGGCAATGCAACTCCCGTGGAGCTACCGTTCGAAAACCAACGGCCATTTTGAAGTAAAAACCGCAGCAGATTTTCCCCCGAGCAGCTGA